TGAAGCACAAGGACAAGATTGTCGATACCCTTACCAAAGGGATCGAAGGTTTATTTAAAAAAAATAAAGTTGACTATATTAAAGGTGAAGCTGAATTATTGGGAGAGGGAAAAATATCCGTCCAAGATAGCGATAAACAAATTTCCATTTATCAAGCGGCTCACATTATTATTGCAACGGGATCCGTACCTGTTTCACTGCCTAATATTGATTTTGATGAAAAGCGCATTCTTTCATCTACGGGGGCGTTGTCTTTGAAAGATGTACCCAAAGATTTATTGGTAATTGGGGCTGGGTATATTGGTTTAGAAATGGCATCTGTATGGCGCCGGTTGGGAAGCAATGTTACAGTTGTTGAATATTTTGATGGTATTCTGCCCTCGATCGATAGAGAGCTTGCCAAAAATTTTCAACGTATTTTAGAAAAACAGGGATTAAATTTTAAGTTAAAGAATAAAATTACATCAATTGAACAGACAGCAAAATCATTAACTGCTATTCTTCAATCTGCAGATGGACAAACAACAGAAAAATTTAAAACAGATGCAATTTTGGTTGCTGTCGGACGTAAACCTTATACCCAAGGTTTGGGGTTAGAAAAATTGGGTGTCAAATTAGATCCTAAAGGTTTTATTGACATTGATCTCTATTATCATACCAATGTGCCAGGCCTTTATGCTATTGGGGATGTTGTCAAAGGACCCATGCTTGCCCACAAAGCAGAAGAAGAAGGTATTGCCTTAGTTGAACGATTGGCAGGTCAAGCAGGGCATGTTAATTATGATACAGTTCCCTCTATTATTTATACATTTCCAGAGCTTGCAAGTGTTGGTAAAACTGAAGAAGAATTAACAGCAATGGGTATTTCTTATAAAGTGGGGAAATTCCCTTTCAGTGCAAATAGTAGGGCAAGAACAAATAATATTAGCGAAGGATTTGTTAAAATTATAGCAGATGCTACTACAGATAAATTATTGGGGGCCCATATTATAGGACCTGAGGCTGGAACTTTAATTCATGAATGTGTGATGATTATGGAATTTGGTGGATCTGCCGAAGATTTGGCCCGTAGTTTTCATGCGCATCCCACACTTAATGAAGCTGTTAAAGAAGCGGCATTAAATGTTTTAGGTCATGCCTTGCATATATAATGCAATGAAACTATAAAGAGAGAACAATTTTCTCTATAAAAGTTGCAACTAATTTTTAACTATGCTAGAAGGCCAATCTTAAGATTGGTGAGAATCTATTGAGGCTGTAGGGGAATCAAAAAACGTGCACAATGTAAGTGATAGTAAAAATGTAAGTGATAGTAAACTTGAAGCAAGATATGCCAAAGCTATTTTGGATCTTGCCGAAGAAAACCATAAAGTTGATCAAGTTGCTGAAGAATTTAAAATTTGGGCTCAAGCTATACATGACGATGATATTGCCAAAAAACTTTTACATAATCCAACGTTGGATCAAAAAGCACAAAATCAAATTGTGGATGCACTTTTTTCTTCTCTAAAAACAAGTGATTTAGTTAAAAACTCTATTCGATTAATTATTAAAAATGGTCGTTTTTCTTTATTACCCAAAATTATTCAAGCTTTCTTTAATTTTTTAGATTTTCAAAAAAATATTTTAAAAGTTGAAATTACGTCAGCAATACCGTTAGATGATGATCATAAACAAAAAATAAAAGATATATTATCAAAAAAAATGGGAAAAAATATTGATCTTCAAGCCAAAACAGATCAAAATTTAATCGCGGGGTTTGTTGTACGTCTTGGTAGCCAAATGATTGATAACTCTTTAAAATCACAATTATTAAAATTACAATTTGCTATGAAAGGAAATGGTTAAAAAATGGATATTAATGCTGCTGAAATTTCGGCTATTTTAAAACAGCAAATTAATAATTTTAATACAAGTTCAGATGTGGCTGAAATTGGTCAAGTGCTTTCTGTTGGGGATGGTGTTGCCCGTGTTTATGGTCTTGATAATGTGCAAGCTGGTGAAATGGTTGAATTTGCTGATGGTACCAAAGGAATGGCTTTAAATCTTGAAGCAGATAATGTCGGGGTTGTGTTATTTGGTGATGATAAAACCATTAAAGAAGGGGACATTGTTAAACGTACAGGTGCGATTATTGATGTGCCTGTTGGTAAGGGCTTATTAGGCCGTGTGGTTGATTCATTAGGTAACCCTATTGATGGTAAGGGACCCTTAAAAGATGTAAAACGCCAAAGGGTTGAAGTTAAAGCCCCTGGTATTATCCCAAGACGTTCTGTGCATGAACCTATGCAAACAGGACTTAAAGCTATTGATAGTTTGGTTCCTGTGGGGCGTGGTCAGCGTGAATTAATTATTGGGGATCGTCAAACTGGTAAAACAGCAGTTGCTATTGATACAATTATTAATCAAAAAAATACTAATAATAGCAATGATGATAAACAAAAACTTTTTTGTATTTATGTTGCGGTTGGGCAGAAACGGTCGACAGTTGCCCAAATTGTTAAACAATTAGAAGATTCAGGTGCGCTGGACTATACAATTATTGTAGCAGCAACAGCATCTGAGGCAGCTCCCCTTCAATTTTTGGCTCCTTATGCCGGATGTGCAATGGGGGAATTTTTCCGTGATAATGGAATGCATGCTGTTATTATTTATGATGATCTTTCCAAGCAAGCTGTTGCATACCGTCAAATGTCGTTGCTTTTAAGACGCCCCCCAGGACGTGAAGCATATCCAGGGGATGTGTTTTATCTTCATTCCAGACTTTTGGAACGTGCGGCTAAAATGAATGAGAAAAGTGGGTCTGGATCTTTAACCGCGTTACCAATCATTGAAACACAAGCGGGTGACGTATCGGCCTATATTCCAACGAACGTTATTTCGATTACCGATGGTCAGATTTTTCTTGAAACCGGACTTTTTTATAAAGGTATTCGCCCTGCTATTAACGTTGGTATTTCAGTCAGCCGGGTTGGTTCAGCTGCTCAAATTAAGGCCATGAAGCAAGTTGCGGGTCGTATTAAATTAGAACTTGCCCAATTTCGTGAAATGGAAGCTTTTGCCCAATTTGCATCTGACCTTGATCCTGCAACCCAAAAACTGTTGGCACGTGGTGCACGTTTGACCCAACTTTTGAAACAAGATCAATTTAAACCAATGCCTGTGGAAGAACAAGTTGTGTCAATTTTTACAGGGGTACGTGGTTATCTTGATACAGTGAAAACAGAAGACGTTAATCGCTTTGAAGCTTCATTGCTTGCAGAAATTAGGAACAAACATAAAGATATTCTTGACTCTATCCGGGAGAAAAAAGAATTAATCCCCGATACAGAAAACCGTCTTAAAACTGTGCTCGATAGTTTTGTTAAAATTTTTGCCTAATTAAAAGAAGAAATTATGCCCAGTCTTAAGGATCTTAAGCTTAGAATTAATAGCGTCAAATCAACGCAAAAAATTACATCCGCCATGAAAATGGTGGCGGCTGCAAAATTAAGACGCGCCCAAGAACATGCGGAAGCTGGCCGTCCTTATGCAGAACGGATGGAACATATTTTAGCCAATCTTGGTGCGAAGGCACAAAAAGATACAGCGCCAAAACTTTTGGTTGGAAGTGGATTGGATACGACCCATTTGCTTGTTGTGATGACATCGGACCGTGGATTATGTGGGGGCTTTAACTCGTCGATTATTAAGATTACGAGAAAACATATTCATGATCTTCAAAGTCAAGGCAAAAAAGTTAAAATTCTTTGCGTGGGGCGTAAAGGGCGTGACCAATTGCGCCGGGATTTTGGGTCTTTAATTATTGATACAATCGAAGATGTTGCCAAACCAAAATTAACTTTCGAGGTTGCCGAAAAACTAGCCTATAAAATTAAAAAAGCTTTTGAGGCTCATGAATTTGATGTTTGTACGTTAATTTACAATAAATTTAAATCGGTTATTAGCCAAATTGTTACCTTGCAACAATTAATCCCATTTATTTCATCTGATACATTAAAAATATCATCTAAAGAAACAGAATCTTCTGACGCGCAAATTTATGATTATGAACCTGATGAAGATCAAGTTTTGGAAACGTTACTTCCATTAAATTTGGCTGTTCAATTATTCCGCGGTCTTTTAGAAAGTGGGGCCAGTGAACAGGGTGCGCGTATGTCTGCTATGGATAATGCAACCCGCAATGCAGGTGACATGATTAATCGTTTAACCATACATTATAATCGTACACGCCAAGCTTATATTACGAAAGAGCTTATAGAAATTATTTCAGGCGCAGAAGCTGTTTAAGAAAAGATATCTTATTATTTAATTTAAGGAGTTATTATGGCAGATCAACTAAGGGGTAAAATCACACAAATATTAGGTGCGGTTATTGACGTGCAATTTGATGATGGAAAATTGCCCCCCATATTAAATGCATTAGAGGTTGATAACCAAGGTAAAACTTTGATCCTTGAGGTGGCCCAACATTTAGGTGAAAATATTATCCGTGCGATCGCCATGGATTCAACCGATGGTTTGGTACGCGGTATGCCTGTTAAAGATAAAGGTACAGCAATTTCTGTGCCCGTTGGTCCTGCAACATTAGGACGTATTATCAATGTGATAGGGGAACCTATTGATGAACGTGGTCCTATTGATACAAAAACATTTCTTCCTATTCACCGTCCAGCACCTGTTTTTGCCGAACAATCAACCGAGGTTGAAATTTTGGTGACGGGTATTAAGGTTATTGATCTTTTGGCCCCTTATGCTAAAGGGGGTAAAATTGGTCTCTTTGGTGGTGCAGGGGTTGGTAAAACAGTTTTGATTCAAGAATTGATTAATAACGTTGCAAAAGCACATGGGGGATTTTCTGTATTTGCTGGTGTGGGCGAACGTACCCGTGAAGGAAATGATCTTTATCATGAATTTATTGAATCAGGTGTTATTAAACTTGATGGTCCGGGATCCAAGGCAGCTTTGGTTTATGGTCAAATGAATGAACCACCTGGGGCCCGCGCACGTGTGGCTTTATCAGGTTTGACCTTGGCTGAATATTTTCGTGACGAAGAAGGCCAAGATGTGCTTTTCTTTGTTGATAATATTTTCCGCTTTACCCAAGCAGGGTCTGAAGTGTCAGCGTTATTGGGTCGTATTCCATCAGCGGTGGGATATCAACCAACCCTAGCCACCGAAATGGGAACCTTACAAGAAAGAATTACAACAACTAAAAAAGGATCGATTACTTCTGTGCAAGCTATTTATGTGCCTGCTGACGATTTGACCGATCCTGCACCTGCAACTTCTTTTGCGCATTTGGATGCGACAACAGTATTATCAAGACAGATTGCTGAGCTTGGGATTTATCCTGCGGTTGATCCCTTAGATTCAACCAGCCGTATTTTGGATCCAAGAATTGTTGGGGATGAGCATTATACAGTTGCCCGTCAAGTTCAAAAAGTTTTACAAACCTATAAATCTCTTCAAGATATTATTGCGATTTTGGGTATGGATGAATTATCGGAAGATGATAAATTAGTGGTCTCGAGAGCTAGAAAAATCCAACGTTTCTTATCCCAACCTTTCCACGTGGCGGAAGTCTTTACCAACACCCCTGGTGTGCTTGTCAGTTTGGAGGATACTATCAAAGGATTTAAAGGTATTGTATCTGGTGATTATGATGATTTACCTGAATCAGCGTTTTATATGGTTGGAACCATTCAAGAAGTTGTTGATAAAGCAAGAAAAATGGCAGCTGAGGCAGCATAGGATATAATAAAGGAAATATCATGGAAACTATGCATGTAGAAATTGTGACACCCGAACAATTATTGGCAACAGAAACTGTTGATATGGTTGTTCTGCCTGGGGTCGATGGTGATTTTGCAGTTGCTCATGGTCATAGTGCCCTTATTGCTGCGTTGCGCCCTGGTTTAGTTATTTTTTATAAAAATGGTGTTCATATAAAGCGTTTATTTATTGATCAAGGGATTAGTGAAATAACCCCAACAATGTGCCGCATTTTGGTAAGCCAAGCAGTTGATTTAAATAATTTAACCGCAGGTGATCTTGATCAAAAAATTAAAGATCTGAAAGATGAGATTAAAGTTTCACAAAATAAAGAAGAGCAAGAAATATTAACCCATAAATTAACTTTTGTGGAATCACAGCTTGTATCTTTATCCAATACTATTTATTAAAAATACCAGTACTTTAATTAAAAATAATTGACTTTTTCTTTAATTTTCTTAGAAAATTATTTTAAGATATAAAGATTTTAAAGGAATAATTTCTGTGAAACATTGGACCCTTGATGATATACCATGGCATAGATTTGACCCTAGCAAAATTAATCCTGATATTATCAATGTGATTAAAGCTGCCTCGGTCGTGGAGGCTAATGGCAAGGATTATGGGCTGTATCTTTGTAATGTTTTTCATGATGATCCAGAATTTCAAGATGTTGCAAAAAAATGGGCGATTGAGGAAGTGCAACATGGGGAAGCCTTAGCCAAATGGGCACATATGGCAGATCCAGATTTTATTTTTGATCAATCTTTTGATAAATTTATTAAAGGATATCAAATTCCTGTAACCCAAACCCAATCTGTACGGGGCAGTCGTTGTGGTGAATTGGTTGCCCGCTGCATTGTTGAAACAGGAACAAGTTCTTATTATACCGCATTAATGGAATCAACAGAAGAACCTGTGTTAAAAGAAATTTGCCGTCGGATAGCTGCCGATGAATTACGCCATTATAAATTATTTTATAGTTATTTAAATAAATATTTAGAGAAAGAAAGAATAGGAACGTTAAAGCGTCTTTCGATTGCCTTAACACGTATTTTTGAATCCGAAGATGATGAATTAGCCTACGCATATTATGCGACAAATGAAAAGAATAATGCAATATATCAACGTGCTTATTATACAGAAGCCTATGCCAAAAGAGCTTATTCTTTTTATCAAACCCATCACATTGATAAAGTGATGGCCATGGTTTTTAAAGCAATTGGATTAAAACCTTATGGATGGATTTACAAAATATGCAAACCTATTGCGCATACATTATTTCATTACAGAAGCTGGAAAGCCGCCCGTTCTTAAGGTAAAATTTTTGCTCTATCTGGCAAAAATATATTTTGAAAATAATTCAAGGAAATAAAATCTATAAAAATTGATTAAACTCTTTAACAAGATTTTGATAAAGGTTTTTTTTGAAAGGTACAATTAAATCAGGTGTTTGATGTAAATCAACCCATTGCCATGCTTTAAATTCTGGGGATGATGTATGAATGTTAATTTCACCATCTTGGCCTAAAAATTTAAAAGCAAACCATTTTTGCTTTTGCCCCTTAAAACGTCCCTGCCAAAGTTTAGGAATTAAATCCTGGGGTAAGTCGTAATAATACCAATCTTTACTTTCATAAAGAAACGCCGCATTTTTTGTACCAATTTCTTCAATCATTTCCCGCCATGCGGCATCAACGGGATGTTCATCTTTATCAATGCCCCCTTGGGGCATTTGCCATGCATCACTTGGCATATCAAAGCGTTGGCCTACAAAAACTTGTTTCTTGATATTAAAAAGAATAATACCAACGCCTAACCGATATGGTAATTTTTCCAAATTAACTACCATCATATTGCGTGATGTTTAATTGCTTTTATTAGCAAGTTTGTTTTGGAATAAATTTAACCCTTCCAATAAATCAACAGCCCGCATGAGTTGATAATCATCTTCAAGCTTAATTTCTGTAGATGATGAAGAAGCTTTCGGATTTTTATCACTTGGTACAGCTGTTTTTAATGCATCTGGATTAGTTTTACCAGCTGCATCTATAGGTTCTGTTTTCGGGGTTGTAGAATTTTTAAGAGCTTCTGGTGTTAAGCCATTTGGATTATTTAACGCTCCACGTAAACTTGCCTCATGACGTTCCTTATTGGGGTCACCCAAAGATTCAATACGTGCTTGTTCAACCTTAATATCGGGTTCAATTCCTGTAAG
Above is a genomic segment from Alphaproteobacteria bacterium containing:
- the lpdA gene encoding dihydrolipoyl dehydrogenase, whose translation is MVKKNFDVVIIGGGPGGYVAALRAGQLGMNVACIEKRGKLGGTCLNVGCIPSKALLHVSEKFESLSHLVPEHGIKVDKVSFDLGLMMKHKDKIVDTLTKGIEGLFKKNKVDYIKGEAELLGEGKISVQDSDKQISIYQAAHIIIATGSVPVSLPNIDFDEKRILSSTGALSLKDVPKDLLVIGAGYIGLEMASVWRRLGSNVTVVEYFDGILPSIDRELAKNFQRILEKQGLNFKLKNKITSIEQTAKSLTAILQSADGQTTEKFKTDAILVAVGRKPYTQGLGLEKLGVKLDPKGFIDIDLYYHTNVPGLYAIGDVVKGPMLAHKAEEEGIALVERLAGQAGHVNYDTVPSIIYTFPELASVGKTEEELTAMGISYKVGKFPFSANSRARTNNISEGFVKIIADATTDKLLGAHIIGPEAGTLIHECVMIMEFGGSAEDLARSFHAHPTLNEAVKEAALNVLGHALHI
- the atpH gene encoding ATP synthase F1 subunit delta — its product is MHNVSDSKNVSDSKLEARYAKAILDLAEENHKVDQVAEEFKIWAQAIHDDDIAKKLLHNPTLDQKAQNQIVDALFSSLKTSDLVKNSIRLIIKNGRFSLLPKIIQAFFNFLDFQKNILKVEITSAIPLDDDHKQKIKDILSKKMGKNIDLQAKTDQNLIAGFVVRLGSQMIDNSLKSQLLKLQFAMKGNG
- the atpA gene encoding F0F1 ATP synthase subunit alpha; protein product: MDINAAEISAILKQQINNFNTSSDVAEIGQVLSVGDGVARVYGLDNVQAGEMVEFADGTKGMALNLEADNVGVVLFGDDKTIKEGDIVKRTGAIIDVPVGKGLLGRVVDSLGNPIDGKGPLKDVKRQRVEVKAPGIIPRRSVHEPMQTGLKAIDSLVPVGRGQRELIIGDRQTGKTAVAIDTIINQKNTNNSNDDKQKLFCIYVAVGQKRSTVAQIVKQLEDSGALDYTIIVAATASEAAPLQFLAPYAGCAMGEFFRDNGMHAVIIYDDLSKQAVAYRQMSLLLRRPPGREAYPGDVFYLHSRLLERAAKMNEKSGSGSLTALPIIETQAGDVSAYIPTNVISITDGQIFLETGLFYKGIRPAINVGISVSRVGSAAQIKAMKQVAGRIKLELAQFREMEAFAQFASDLDPATQKLLARGARLTQLLKQDQFKPMPVEEQVVSIFTGVRGYLDTVKTEDVNRFEASLLAEIRNKHKDILDSIREKKELIPDTENRLKTVLDSFVKIFA
- a CDS encoding F0F1 ATP synthase subunit gamma, with product MPSLKDLKLRINSVKSTQKITSAMKMVAAAKLRRAQEHAEAGRPYAERMEHILANLGAKAQKDTAPKLLVGSGLDTTHLLVVMTSDRGLCGGFNSSIIKITRKHIHDLQSQGKKVKILCVGRKGRDQLRRDFGSLIIDTIEDVAKPKLTFEVAEKLAYKIKKAFEAHEFDVCTLIYNKFKSVISQIVTLQQLIPFISSDTLKISSKETESSDAQIYDYEPDEDQVLETLLPLNLAVQLFRGLLESGASEQGARMSAMDNATRNAGDMINRLTIHYNRTRQAYITKELIEIISGAEAV
- the atpD gene encoding F0F1 ATP synthase subunit beta, giving the protein MADQLRGKITQILGAVIDVQFDDGKLPPILNALEVDNQGKTLILEVAQHLGENIIRAIAMDSTDGLVRGMPVKDKGTAISVPVGPATLGRIINVIGEPIDERGPIDTKTFLPIHRPAPVFAEQSTEVEILVTGIKVIDLLAPYAKGGKIGLFGGAGVGKTVLIQELINNVAKAHGGFSVFAGVGERTREGNDLYHEFIESGVIKLDGPGSKAALVYGQMNEPPGARARVALSGLTLAEYFRDEEGQDVLFFVDNIFRFTQAGSEVSALLGRIPSAVGYQPTLATEMGTLQERITTTKKGSITSVQAIYVPADDLTDPAPATSFAHLDATTVLSRQIAELGIYPAVDPLDSTSRILDPRIVGDEHYTVARQVQKVLQTYKSLQDIIAILGMDELSEDDKLVVSRARKIQRFLSQPFHVAEVFTNTPGVLVSLEDTIKGFKGIVSGDYDDLPESAFYMVGTIQEVVDKARKMAAEAA
- the atpC gene encoding ATP synthase F1 subunit epsilon translates to METMHVEIVTPEQLLATETVDMVVLPGVDGDFAVAHGHSALIAALRPGLVIFYKNGVHIKRLFIDQGISEITPTMCRILVSQAVDLNNLTAGDLDQKIKDLKDEIKVSQNKEEQEILTHKLTFVESQLVSLSNTIY
- a CDS encoding acyl-ACP desaturase codes for the protein MSVKHWTLDDIPWHRFDPSKINPDIINVIKAASVVEANGKDYGLYLCNVFHDDPEFQDVAKKWAIEEVQHGEALAKWAHMADPDFIFDQSFDKFIKGYQIPVTQTQSVRGSRCGELVARCIVETGTSSYYTALMESTEEPVLKEICRRIAADELRHYKLFYSYLNKYLEKERIGTLKRLSIALTRIFESEDDELAYAYYATNEKNNAIYQRAYYTEAYAKRAYSFYQTHHIDKVMAMVFKAIGLKPYGWIYKICKPIAHTLFHYRSWKAARS
- a CDS encoding RNA pyrophosphohydrolase; its protein translation is MMVVNLEKLPYRLGVGIILFNIKKQVFVGQRFDMPSDAWQMPQGGIDKDEHPVDAAWREMIEEIGTKNAAFLYESKDWYYYDLPQDLIPKLWQGRFKGQKQKWFAFKFLGQDGEINIHTSSPEFKAWQWVDLHQTPDLIVPFKKNLYQNLVKEFNQFL